The proteins below are encoded in one region of Clostridium estertheticum:
- a CDS encoding acyl-CoA dehydrogenase family protein, with protein MLFKTKQQHENLRIKIREFAQEEVKPIAFMLDQENKFPDEAINKLADMGMMGIPYPKEYGGAGLDIISYAIAVEELSRVDGGTGVILSAHTSLGTYPISAYGTEEQKQKYLIPLAKGEKLGAFGLTEENAGSDAGGTETTAVLDGDNYILNGEKIFITNAGKADIYIVFAITTPDIGIRGISAFIVEKDTEGFTFGKHYDKMGIRSSVTAELIFNDVKVPRENLLGAEGSGFKIAMATLDGGRIGVAAQALGIAQGAYENALEYSKERVQFGKPICQQQIISFKLADMATKLRAARLLIYSAAELKENHENYSMEAAMAKQYASDVCLEIVNDALQIFGGSGYLKGMEVERSYRDAKICTIYEGTNEIQRVVIAAHIIGKMPKNENPGKATKRGPATGYRKKIIFSDGTAGEKVNALVEALKADKYDFTVGIPMDTPITKAERVVSVGLGIGEKKNMKLIEDLAVQAGAAIGSSRPVAETLKYLPLNRYVGMSGQKFKGNLYIACGISGAGQHLKGIKDASTIVAINIDSKAKIFKNSDYGIVGDIMEILPLLTAALDNGEAKKDAPPMVKMKSAAPREVIPTWKHYVCNGCGYEYDPGVGDDEGEVAPGTLFENIPNEWTCPACGEEKDMFIEV; from the coding sequence ATGCTTTTTAAGACTAAGCAGCAACATGAAAATTTGAGGATTAAAATTAGAGAGTTTGCCCAGGAGGAAGTTAAACCTATTGCATTTATGTTAGATCAGGAAAACAAATTTCCGGATGAGGCTATTAATAAGTTAGCGGATATGGGGATGATGGGAATACCATATCCCAAAGAGTACGGTGGAGCAGGTCTTGACATAATAAGCTACGCAATTGCCGTTGAGGAATTATCAAGAGTTGATGGTGGGACAGGTGTAATTTTATCAGCTCATACATCACTAGGAACATACCCAATTTCTGCGTATGGAACAGAAGAGCAAAAACAAAAGTACTTGATTCCACTAGCAAAGGGAGAAAAACTTGGCGCATTCGGTCTTACCGAGGAAAATGCTGGTAGTGATGCTGGTGGTACTGAAACCACTGCAGTACTCGATGGTGATAATTACATTTTGAATGGTGAAAAAATCTTCATCACAAATGCTGGTAAGGCTGATATTTATATTGTATTTGCAATTACTACGCCGGATATAGGTATTCGAGGTATAAGTGCATTTATTGTGGAGAAGGATACAGAAGGTTTTACCTTCGGTAAGCATTACGATAAGATGGGTATTCGTTCATCTGTAACTGCGGAGCTAATATTTAATGACGTGAAGGTTCCGAGAGAAAATCTATTAGGCGCTGAAGGTAGTGGTTTTAAAATTGCTATGGCAACTTTGGATGGTGGTCGTATTGGTGTTGCAGCTCAGGCCCTAGGCATTGCACAAGGTGCTTATGAGAATGCACTTGAGTATTCAAAGGAAAGAGTTCAATTTGGAAAACCTATATGTCAGCAACAAATTATATCTTTTAAGTTGGCGGATATGGCAACAAAACTTCGCGCAGCTAGATTACTTATTTACAGTGCAGCAGAGCTTAAAGAAAATCATGAGAACTACAGTATGGAAGCTGCTATGGCGAAACAATACGCTTCCGACGTTTGCCTTGAAATTGTGAATGATGCACTTCAAATATTTGGTGGAAGCGGTTATTTAAAAGGTATGGAAGTTGAAAGGTCTTACAGGGATGCTAAGATTTGTACAATATATGAAGGAACTAATGAGATTCAACGTGTCGTTATCGCTGCTCACATCATAGGTAAGATGCCAAAAAATGAGAACCCAGGTAAAGCTACTAAGCGTGGACCTGCTACAGGTTATCGTAAAAAAATAATTTTTAGCGATGGAACTGCAGGTGAAAAAGTAAATGCACTTGTGGAAGCTCTTAAGGCAGATAAATATGATTTTACAGTTGGAATTCCAATGGACACTCCTATTACTAAGGCTGAAAGGGTAGTCAGTGTAGGTCTAGGTATTGGTGAAAAGAAAAATATGAAGCTTATAGAAGACTTGGCAGTTCAAGCCGGTGCAGCTATAGGATCTTCCCGTCCAGTAGCTGAAACCCTTAAATATTTACCACTAAATCGTTATGTGGGTATGTCTGGTCAAAAATTTAAAGGAAATCTTTATATTGCTTGCGGTATTTCAGGTGCAGGTCAGCATTTGAAAGGTATAAAGGATGCTAGTACAATTGTTGCTATAAATATTGATTCTAAAGCTAAAATTTTTAAAAATTCAGATTATGGTATTGTTGGAGATATAATGGAAATATTACCACTTCTAACTGCTGCTTTAGATAATGGAGAAGCAAAGAAAGATGCTCCACCAATGGTGAAGATGAAGTCAGCAGCTCCGAGGGAAGTTATTCCAACTTGGAAACATTATGTATGTAATGGATGCGGTTATGAATACGATCCTGGCGTAGGGGATGATGAAGGCGAAGTAGCTCCGGGTACTCTCTTTGAAAATATACCAAACGAATGGACTTGCCCTGCTTGCGGTGAAGAAAAAGATATGTTTATAGAGGTTTAA
- a CDS encoding FprA family A-type flavoprotein — protein sequence MYCVRNITEDLYWVGGSDRRLALFENIHPIPRGVSYNSYLLIDKKTVLFDTVDWSICRQFIENIQSVLKGKSLDYLVINHMEPDHAACIEEIILRYPNVKIVCNHKAFLFMHQFGFHIDENVIEVKEGDTMSFGKHVVTFVAAPMVHWPEAMVTFDTTNGVLFSADAFGSFGSLDGQLFNDEVNFDRDWIDDARRYYTNIVGKYGPHVEDLLRKAGTIDIKIICPLHGPVWRNDLGYFLGKYDKWSRYEPEEKGVMIVYGTMYGNTEAAASDLATRLVEKGMTNVVMYDVSKTHVSYLISETFKYSNVVLASVTYNLKIYPPMLAYIMDMKALNVQKRNFTLIENGSWAPQSGKLMRELLGEMKEITILDNEISLNSSMKEDDVDSMDAIAESIIESMK from the coding sequence ATGTATTGTGTTAGAAATATAACTGAGGATCTTTATTGGGTTGGTGGAAGCGACCGTCGTCTTGCCCTTTTTGAAAATATTCATCCTATTCCAAGGGGTGTTTCCTATAATTCTTATCTACTAATAGACAAGAAGACAGTACTTTTTGATACAGTTGACTGGTCAATTTGCCGTCAGTTCATTGAAAATATTCAATCAGTTTTAAAAGGCAAATCTTTAGATTATTTGGTAATTAACCATATGGAGCCGGATCATGCAGCGTGCATTGAAGAGATTATTCTTCGTTATCCGAATGTAAAGATTGTATGTAACCATAAAGCTTTCTTGTTCATGCATCAGTTCGGTTTCCATATCGACGAAAACGTAATAGAAGTTAAAGAGGGCGATACAATGTCTTTTGGAAAACATGTAGTTACATTTGTGGCTGCTCCAATGGTACATTGGCCAGAAGCTATGGTGACATTTGATACTACAAATGGTGTATTATTTTCAGCAGATGCTTTTGGTTCTTTCGGCTCCTTAGATGGCCAGTTGTTTAATGACGAAGTTAACTTTGACCGTGATTGGATTGACGATGCCAGAAGGTATTATACAAACATTGTAGGCAAGTATGGCCCTCATGTTGAGGACCTTTTAAGGAAGGCTGGAACTATCGACATCAAGATTATCTGTCCACTACATGGACCGGTATGGCGCAATGATTTGGGATACTTTTTAGGTAAGTACGACAAGTGGAGCAGGTATGAACCTGAGGAAAAAGGTGTAATGATTGTTTATGGAACAATGTACGGCAATACTGAGGCTGCTGCGAGTGACCTAGCAACAAGGCTCGTGGAAAAGGGAATGACAAATGTTGTTATGTACGACGTTTCTAAAACTCATGTCTCATATTTGATTTCTGAGACATTCAAATATAGTAATGTGGTTCTTGCATCTGTAACATACAACCTTAAGATATATCCACCAATGCTTGCTTATATAATGGATATGAAAGCATTAAATGTTCAAAAACGTAATTTTACTCTTATAGAAAATGGTTCATGGGCTCCTCAATCTGGTAAGCTTATGCGTGAACTTTTGGGTGAGATGAAAGAAATAACTATTTTAGACAATGAAATCTCATTAAACTCCAGTATGAAAGAAGACGATGTGGATTCAATGGATGCAATTGCTGAAAGTATCATCGAGTCAATGAAGTAA
- a CDS encoding RrF2 family transcriptional regulator, with the protein MKITQEADYGLRVVIYLCKLGYGEKVESKVISEKERIPLRFLLKLLRKLIQADIIRSYRGVKGGYAINKLPEEINLRDVIEAIDGPICVNRCVIEPSFCNLNISGVCIVHRAMTKVQKSLNAELESINFKQLVDGDI; encoded by the coding sequence ATGAAAATAACACAAGAAGCAGATTATGGTCTTAGGGTAGTAATTTATTTATGTAAATTAGGTTATGGCGAAAAAGTAGAATCAAAAGTAATTTCAGAAAAAGAGAGGATACCGCTAAGATTTCTCTTAAAGCTTTTAAGAAAGCTAATACAAGCAGATATTATAAGGTCTTATAGGGGAGTAAAGGGAGGATATGCTATAAATAAATTGCCAGAGGAAATAAACTTAAGAGACGTTATTGAAGCAATAGATGGTCCAATATGTGTTAATAGGTGTGTAATTGAGCCAAGTTTTTGTAATTTGAATATAAGTGGTGTATGCATTGTGCATAGAGCAATGACAAAAGTACAAAAAAGTTTAAATGCAGAACTAGAAAGCATAAATTTTAAACAGCTAGTAGATGGAGATATTTAA
- a CDS encoding LacI family DNA-binding transcriptional regulator gives MTHSGKITIREIANLAGTSKTTVSFYLNGKTEKMSEKTRQKIEEVIKKTNYKPSIAARSLNSKSSKLLGIMIGDITNTFSNQIVKGIEDIASKKGYQLIVANSNYDYSREENLIGRMLSMGVDGFIVQPTIQFKEISKKAKKPMVFFDSNVYDYKTKWVKTNNYDATYEATVACINKGYKKFILITADPSLLSTRKERTSGYIDALLDHELAYEKLIVEDNDEKNPKKILDFLVKYINEKEKQLIFVPNCWALPMVFIALKDYYFLMPELGLMGFDNTEWTNFATPSITTIVQPAFKEGQQAASILIDQIESKNDENGQQVLECIVNWNESTV, from the coding sequence ATGACGCATTCAGGTAAGATTACAATTAGAGAAATTGCAAATTTAGCAGGTACTTCTAAAACGACAGTCTCTTTTTATTTAAATGGTAAAACTGAGAAAATGTCTGAAAAAACAAGACAAAAAATAGAAGAAGTAATTAAAAAAACAAATTACAAACCTAGTATTGCTGCTAGAAGTCTAAATTCAAAAAGTTCTAAGCTGCTCGGAATAATGATTGGAGATATTACTAATACATTTTCAAACCAAATTGTTAAAGGAATTGAAGATATAGCAAGTAAAAAAGGTTATCAACTTATTGTAGCAAATAGTAATTATGATTATTCTAGGGAAGAAAATCTTATAGGTAGAATGTTATCTATGGGTGTTGATGGGTTTATTGTACAACCTACAATTCAATTTAAGGAAATTTCTAAAAAAGCAAAAAAACCAATGGTTTTCTTTGATAGTAATGTATACGATTATAAAACAAAATGGGTAAAAACAAATAATTATGATGCTACTTATGAAGCTACTGTTGCTTGTATAAATAAAGGATATAAAAAATTTATTCTTATTACAGCTGATCCAAGTTTATTAAGTACTCGCAAGGAAAGAACTTCTGGATATATTGATGCTTTATTAGATCATGAATTAGCTTATGAAAAATTAATTGTTGAAGATAATGATGAAAAGAATCCTAAAAAGATATTAGATTTCCTTGTTAAATATATTAATGAAAAAGAAAAACAATTAATTTTTGTTCCTAACTGTTGGGCTTTACCTATGGTGTTTATTGCACTAAAAGATTATTATTTTTTAATGCCTGAGTTAGGTCTTATGGGATTTGATAACACTGAGTGGACTAATTTTGCAACGCCTAGCATAACAACTATTGTGCAACCTGCTTTTAAGGAAGGACAACAAGCAGCAAGCATTTTAATAGACCAAATTGAAAGTAAAAATGATGAAAATGGTCAACAAGTATTAGAGTGTATTGTAAATTGGAATGAATCTACAGTGTAA
- a CDS encoding ABC transporter permease/substrate-binding protein — translation MNTLISTLMQRRQQLGTALLEHMQISFIAILIAVIIAVPLGIYITRHKRLAGPLLQIASIFQTIPSLAILGILIPLVGIGQVPAVIALVIYAILPILRNTYTGIKEIDPILIEAAEGMGMNRRKQLFKVQLPLAMPVIMAGVRTSMVLVIGTATLAALIGAGGLGELILLGIDRNDNNLILVGAIAAALLAIIFDALLSFLEKVSLKRSMIAIALGSIIIASVVITPYFFAQKKEITIAGKLGSEPEILINMYKLMIEDETNLTVKLKPGMGKTSFLFNALKSGDIDIYPEFTGTALETFVKEKAKSHIPNQVYAQARIGMDKNFSMELLEPMKYNNTYAIAVPDSFAKEYKLNNISDLKNVEDKIKAGFTLEFTDREDGYKGIQKIYGVNFDNIKTMEPKLRYTAIKAGDINLVDAYSTDSELSQYNMKVLKDDKQFFPPYQGAPLMLKKTLKNYPELSKPLNKLAGKITDAEMSNMNYRVNVKGESALEVSKEYLKKEGLLK, via the coding sequence ATGAATACACTAATTTCAACACTAATGCAGCGTAGGCAGCAATTAGGTACGGCACTTCTTGAACATATGCAGATTTCGTTTATAGCTATACTTATCGCTGTAATTATTGCAGTCCCACTTGGTATATATATAACAAGACATAAGCGGCTCGCAGGACCGTTATTACAGATAGCGTCTATTTTTCAGACAATACCTTCTCTTGCTATTCTTGGAATACTTATTCCACTTGTAGGAATTGGACAGGTACCAGCTGTTATTGCCCTAGTTATATATGCTATTTTACCTATACTTAGAAATACATATACCGGAATAAAAGAGATTGATCCTATATTAATTGAGGCAGCTGAAGGTATGGGTATGAATAGACGTAAGCAACTTTTTAAGGTTCAATTACCACTTGCAATGCCTGTTATTATGGCGGGAGTAAGGACATCGATGGTACTCGTTATTGGTACGGCAACACTTGCAGCTTTAATTGGCGCTGGTGGACTTGGAGAGCTGATTCTTCTTGGAATTGATCGTAATGACAATAACTTGATCCTAGTTGGAGCAATTGCAGCGGCACTTCTAGCAATTATTTTTGATGCTTTACTCAGTTTTCTAGAAAAAGTTTCTTTGAAAAGATCAATGATAGCTATAGCTTTAGGAAGTATTATTATTGCATCTGTTGTTATTACTCCATATTTTTTTGCACAAAAAAAAGAAATTACTATTGCAGGTAAACTTGGTTCAGAGCCTGAAATATTAATTAATATGTATAAGCTAATGATTGAAGATGAAACTAACCTTACTGTAAAGTTAAAACCTGGAATGGGTAAAACTAGCTTCCTTTTTAATGCCTTAAAATCAGGAGATATTGATATATATCCAGAATTTACAGGTACAGCACTTGAAACATTTGTAAAAGAGAAAGCAAAAAGCCATATTCCAAATCAGGTATACGCGCAAGCACGTATTGGCATGGATAAAAATTTTAGTATGGAACTTCTAGAACCTATGAAGTACAACAATACTTATGCTATTGCAGTACCAGATAGCTTTGCAAAAGAATATAAACTTAATAATATATCAGATTTAAAAAATGTAGAGGATAAAATTAAAGCAGGATTTACACTTGAGTTTACTGATCGCGAAGACGGTTATAAAGGTATTCAAAAGATTTATGGAGTGAATTTTGATAATATAAAGACTATGGAACCTAAATTACGTTATACTGCCATAAAAGCTGGTGATATTAACTTGGTGGATGCTTATTCTACAGATAGTGAACTTTCACAATATAATATGAAAGTATTAAAAGATGATAAACAATTTTTCCCGCCATATCAAGGTGCACCACTTATGCTTAAGAAAACACTTAAGAATTATCCGGAGCTTAGTAAGCCATTGAATAAATTAGCTGGCAAGATTACAGATGCTGAAATGAGTAATATGAATTATAGGGTTAATGTAAAAGGTGAATCAGCCTTAGAAGTTTCAAAAGAGTACCTTAAAAAAGAAGGGTTACTCAAATAA